In the genome of Bradyrhizobium sp. CB3481, the window CCGAACTGATCGGCGTGCGCACCGTGCCGAGCGATTGCGAGGTGCGCATCGGCATTGCGACGGGCGAGGTGCTGGTCGGCAGCATCGGCTCGGAATTCATGATGAGCTACACGGTGATGGGCGACGCGGTGAATCTCGCCTCACGCCTGGAGAACGCCAACAAGATCTACGGCAGCCATTCGCTGGCCTCAGAAGCGGCGATCATGGCGGCCGGCGATGCGGTCGAAGCGCGCGAGGTCGATCGTGTGATCGTGGTCGGCCAGACCCATCCCGAAACGGTGTTCGAGATCATCGGCCGCACCGGCGAGTTGACCGAGCAGCAGCTTGAGCTGCAGGCGCGGTATGCCGAAGGCCTTGCCGCCTACCGGGCACGGCGCTGGGACGATGCGCATCGGGCCTTCCTGGCGGCGCTTGAAGCCGTTCCCGGCGATGGTCCGTCGAAGGCGATGGCCGAACGGGTCGAGAATTTCAGGGCCAATCCGCCGCCCGCCGATTGGGATGGCGCCTGGCGCCTCGATCAGAAGTAGCTGGCTGCGCTTACACCGCGAGGAACGCCAGCACGATTTCACAGTATTTCTGCGGCGCTTGCACGAACATCGTGTGTGTGGTGCCCGCGATCATCTCGACGCGCGATCCGTTCACGTTAGCCGCCAGCGCATGCAGTACCTTTGGCGGTGAGCCCTTGGTGTTGGCGCCGCCGATGAACAGCGTGGGCGTCCTGATTGCTTCCGCATCTGCCTTGGAGAAGGGCGGGCGGTGGTCGCGCATCTGCCCGATCACCGTCGTGGCGTTGTCGCGGAGGAGCTGCTTGGGCATCGCGGGCAGGCGCTTCCAGGCGCCCGGTCCTTCCAGTGCATCATGGAAAACCGCCAGGCCACCGTCGATGTCGCCCTTGGCGATCAACTCTGCGGATGCTGCGATCATGCCGGCCAGCGGCGAGGGGCCAGGCTCGTAGCTGGGATCGAGCGTAGCATCTAGTTCTCCGCCGGGCTCGGCCAGGATCAGCTTGCGCAGCAAATCCGGCCGCCGCTGTGCGACGCGAAAGCAGATGTGGCCTCCGCGGGAATGGCCCATTAAATCGACCGGTCCGGTATCCAGCTTCTCAATGAAGCCGATCACGTCGTCGATGTGCTGCGCGATCGAATAGGTGTCACCGACCCCGTCCCAGTGCTCGGGGAAGAAATGCCGCAGCGACGGTGCGATCACGCGGTGTCGGCGGGTCAGCGGCCCCAGCACCGAGGACCAGATCCGGAAATCGCACAGCGAGCCATGCACGCAGATCAGGGGCGGGCCGCCATCGGCGCTCTTCCCGATATCGAGATAGGCCATGTCATAGCCGTTGACGTGAAAGGTTTGCATGGCGATCTCGTGCGGGATGAAAGGGTGGGCCATTGAACGGCGCCGGAGAGGGCCCCAGATCAGCGGAAGTTGTTCATGCCGTCAAGTTCCCCCGGGATTCGGGTGGATAGCAATAATCTCCAAGCCTAGATTTAGGCTCAAGAGGAAGCTGGGTGGCAGTGAACAGGAGATGATGGAGCCAGCCATGACCGTGCAGCATTTTGCGATATTCGATACCGCGATCGGCCGCTGCGGCGTCGTGTGGGGCGAGCGCGGCATTACCTCGGTGCAATTGCCGATGGGCGACGAGAAGAAGACCCGTACCCGCCTGCAGCAGCGCCATGGCGATCTGATCGAGGCAGAGCCGCCCGCGAAGGTGCAGGCTGCGATCGATGGAATGGTCGAGCTGCTCGCGGGCAAGCCGAACGACCTCACTGAGGTCGTGCTCGACCTCGACGATGTTCCTGAATTCAACCGCGGCGTCTACGACATCGCGCGCACCATTCCGCCGGGCAAAACCATGACCTATGGCGATATCGCCAAGAAGCTCGGTGGCGTCGAGCTGTCGCGCGACGTCGGCCAGGCGCTGGGCCGCAACCCCTGTCCGATCGTGGTGCCGTGTCACCGCGTGCTGGCGGCGGGCAACAAGCCGGGCGGCTTCTCCGCCAATGGCGGCGTGGTAACGAAGCTGAAGATGCTGGCGATCGAAGGCGCGATCGTGAACCACACGCCGAGCCTGTTCGATTGATGGCGTCGGTTCTGATGCATCAGAACCGACGCTTCTTGTTTTGACGCGTTTTCTTCATGCGAACCGGTATCCACTTCGCTCGAAAACGCTATGGGCTTACTTGCCCTTGAAATTGGGCGTGCGCTTTTCGTTGAAGGCCAGCACGCCCTCGCGGCGATCTTCCGTCGGCACCATGCGGTTATAGGCCTCGATCTCGAGCGCGAGGCCGTCGCGCAGCGATAGTTGCAGGCCGCGATGGATCGAGAGCTTCGCTTGACGGACGGAGATCGGCGCGTTGCGGGCGATGCGCGCGGCGGTCGCCAGCGCCGCGGGCAGTAATTCCGGCAGCGGGAATACCTCGTTCACAAGGCCCCATTCGCGCGCTTCCGTTGATGTGAACGGCTTGCCGGTCAGGATCAACTCCTTGGCGCGGCGTTCGCCGACCGCGCGGGGCAGGGTCTGCGTGCCGCCACCGCCCGGCATGATGCCGAGCGTGACCTCGTTCAGTGCGAAGCGCGCGCTTTCGGCGGCGTAGAGGAAATCGCAACAGCCAGCGATCTCGCAGCCGCCGCCATAGGCCGCGCCATTGACGGCGCCGATGATCGGGACCGGGCAATCGATCAGCGACCGCACCATGCGCTCGAAGATGACATGCTGGCGCGTCCACGCCTCGTCGCTCATGCCGCGCCGTTCCTTCAGGTCGCCGCCGGCACAGAACGCCTTGTCGCCGGTGCCGGTCAGCACGATGCAGCGCAGGCTTTGCGGATCG includes:
- a CDS encoding alpha/beta hydrolase yields the protein MQTFHVNGYDMAYLDIGKSADGGPPLICVHGSLCDFRIWSSVLGPLTRRHRVIAPSLRHFFPEHWDGVGDTYSIAQHIDDVIGFIEKLDTGPVDLMGHSRGGHICFRVAQRRPDLLRKLILAEPGGELDATLDPSYEPGPSPLAGMIAASAELIAKGDIDGGLAVFHDALEGPGAWKRLPAMPKQLLRDNATTVIGQMRDHRPPFSKADAEAIRTPTLFIGGANTKGSPPKVLHALAANVNGSRVEMIAGTTHTMFVQAPQKYCEIVLAFLAV
- a CDS encoding methylated-DNA--[protein]-cysteine S-methyltransferase — encoded protein: MTVQHFAIFDTAIGRCGVVWGERGITSVQLPMGDEKKTRTRLQQRHGDLIEAEPPAKVQAAIDGMVELLAGKPNDLTEVVLDLDDVPEFNRGVYDIARTIPPGKTMTYGDIAKKLGGVELSRDVGQALGRNPCPIVVPCHRVLAAGNKPGGFSANGGVVTKLKMLAIEGAIVNHTPSLFD
- a CDS encoding enoyl-CoA hydratase-related protein, with protein sequence MNTFETLSLEPVDQHVMVVRLNRPDASNALNTQMGRDLVRYFEDTALDPQSLRCIVLTGTGDKAFCAGGDLKERRGMSDEAWTRQHVIFERMVRSLIDCPVPIIGAVNGAAYGGGCEIAGCCDFLYAAESARFALNEVTLGIMPGGGGTQTLPRAVGERRAKELILTGKPFTSTEAREWGLVNEVFPLPELLPAALATAARIARNAPISVRQAKLSIHRGLQLSLRDGLALEIEAYNRMVPTEDRREGVLAFNEKRTPNFKGK